From a region of the Gossypium raimondii isolate GPD5lz chromosome 10, ASM2569854v1, whole genome shotgun sequence genome:
- the LOC105778610 gene encoding cytochrome P450 71A1, producing MDIVIVKAKLVEQTWSIPLLLSLLVLFLNLFLNFIKRSKLKLPPSPPKLPIIGNLHQIGTLPHRSFRTLSTKYGPLMLLHIGHTPTLVVSSAELAEEMVRNHDIVFSNRPITTAVKILLYGCKDFGFAPYNEYWRQARKICVLHLLSLKRVQSFQFVREEEVLTLINNIRGRCLDASPINMTEMLLGTSHNLISRCVIGLKGDEEGGSGARFGEVTRRFMHQISEFNVGDMFPSFGWLDVLSGFIGRLKETAKEMDEFLDKVIEEHKALKSYDEKDFVHILLQLQSDGMLGTELTRDHFKAILADMFVAGTESVATATEWTMAELMRHPNIMKKAQDEVRKVVGKKPKIDAEDIHRMDYLKCIIKETLRLHPPAPLMSPRQTSTSVKLEDYHIPPKTTVFVNVWAIQRDPGLWEMPDVFYPERFENVEFDYKDPKSFQFIPFGIGRRTCPGVSFGLIAVEYVIANLLYWFDWKLPPHISAQNLDITEAFGLGVCMKFPLCLLAMPYRP from the exons ATGGATATAGTTATAGTGAAAGCAAAATTAGTTGAGCAAACATGGTCAATTCCCTTGCTTCTTTCGCTTCTCGTCTTGTTCCTCAACTTATTCCTTAACTTCATCAAGCGTAGCAAGCTCAAATTGCCCCCATCGCCACCCAAACTCCCCATAATTGGCAACTTGCACCAAATAGGCACACTTCCTCATCGTTCTTTCCGAACTTTGTCCACCAAATATGGCCCTCTAATGTTGTTACACATTGGCCATACTCCAACTCTCGTAGTTTCATCAGCTGAACTGGCTGAAGAAATGGTGAGAAACCATGACATTGTTTTCTCAAACAGGCCTATAACCACAGCTGTAAAAATCTTGCTTTATGGGTGCAAGGACTTTGGGTTTGCACCATATAATGAGTACTGGAGACAAGCTAGGAAAATTTGTGTTCTTCATCTTCTAAGCCTGAAAAGAGTGCAATCATTTCAGTTTGTGAGAGAAGAAGAAGTTTTAACACTGATTAATAACATACGTGGTAGATGTCTCGATGCTAGTCCAATTAATATGACTGAGATGTTGCTTGGCACCTCtcacaatttaatttctagGTGTGTGATTGGGCTGAAGGGTGATGAAGAAGGTGGCAGTGGAGCTCGATTCGGGGAGGTAACCAGAAGATTTATGCATCAGATTTCGGAATTTAATGTTGGGGACATGTTTCCTTCATTTGGATGGTTGGATGTTCTTTCTGGGTTTATTGGTCGACTGAAAGAGACGGCTAAAGAAATGGatgagtttcttgataaggtgaTTGAAGAGCATAAGGCTTTGAAATCCTACGATGAAAAAGACTTTGTGCATATTCTCCTTCAGCTTCAAAGCGATGGCATGCTCGGCACTGAGCTCACTAGGGACCACTTCAAAGCTATTTTGGCG GACATGTTCGTGGCAGGAACCGAAAGTGTGGCAACAGCAACAGAATGGACAATGGCTGAACTGATGAGGCATCCGAATATTATGAAGAAAGCCCAAGACGAAGTTCGAAAGGTGGTAGGAAAGAAACCCAAGATAGATGCAGAAGACATCCATCGCATGGACTACTTGAAATGCATTATCAAAGAAACATTGAGATTACATCCACCGGCTCCTCTCATGTCTCCTCGACAAACATCGACGAGTGTGAAATTGGAAGATTACCATATCCCTCCGAAAACAACAGTGTTTGTGAATGTGTGGGCAATCCAAAGGGATCCCGGGTTATGGGAAATGCCTGATGTATTTTATCCCGAGAGATTTGAGAATGTGGAATTCGATTATAAAGATCCCAAGAGCTTCCAATTCATCCCCTTTGGAATAGGAAGGAGGACTTGCCCCGGAGTGTCCTTCGGCCTTATTGCTGTTGAATATGTAATTGCTAACCTTCTCTATTGGTTTGACTGGAAGTTGCCCCCTCATATCTCTGCTCAGAACTTGGACATCACTGAAGCTTTCGGGTTAGGCGTTTGCATGAAGTTTCCTCTCTGTCTCCTGGCAATGCCTTATCGTCCTTAG